The Pseudorhodobacter turbinis genome contains a region encoding:
- a CDS encoding transposase: MTKRRNFSDQFKAAVALEALRGDKTVQEIAAKRQLHPTQVSTWKRQAIEGMAGVFSDKVKKAENKDGEIKELHAKIGQLAVENDFLSQGLKPLPGNACLHA, translated from the coding sequence ATGACAAAGCGACGGAATTTTTCAGATCAGTTCAAGGCTGCTGTGGCGCTTGAGGCGCTGCGCGGTGACAAGACGGTTCAGGAGATCGCAGCCAAACGCCAACTTCACCCTACGCAGGTAAGCACGTGGAAACGGCAGGCGATTGAAGGCATGGCAGGGGTGTTCTCAGATAAGGTCAAGAAGGCTGAGAATAAGGACGGCGAAATTAAAGAACTGCACGCCAAGATTGGTCAACTGGCGGTGGAAAATGATTTCTTGTCACAAGGGCTGAAGCCGTTGCCCGGCAACGCATGTTTACATGCGTGA
- the mgtE gene encoding magnesium transporter, whose product MSDDFMEMDKDVLDARRVEAIQDAVEANDAARLDGLLEPLHAADIADLLEQISANDRRELLRLWPNGIDGDILSELEEGIREQVIETLSPSVLADAVRELDTDDVVDILEDMEEEDQDRILGALEAADRVAVERALSYPDYSAGRLMQREVVAAPEHWDVGQAIDFMRSNDSLPDQFYHIILVDPRMKPRGYVTLGRMLSSRRDVALKDIAEESFRSVKATEPEADVAYIFNQYHLISCPVVDEDGRLVGVVTIDDAMNVLDEEHEEDMLRMAGVGDEASLTDTIYEAAKGRAVWLLVNLLTAILASIVISEFSESINQMVALAVLMPIVASMGGNAGTQTMTVAVRALATRDLTAQNAFRVIRREAAVGAINGVIFGLLMAAISGWWFGLPMLSLVIAIAMVLTLISAAAGGILIPMTLQRFGVDPALASGPFVTTVTDVVGFFAFLKLASWILL is encoded by the coding sequence ATGTCCGACGATTTTATGGAAATGGACAAAGATGTGCTGGATGCCCGCCGGGTAGAGGCTATTCAAGACGCGGTGGAGGCCAATGACGCCGCCCGACTCGACGGTTTGCTGGAGCCTCTCCACGCCGCTGACATCGCCGACCTTCTGGAGCAGATAAGCGCGAACGACCGTCGTGAATTGCTGCGGCTCTGGCCGAACGGCATTGACGGCGACATCCTGTCGGAGCTGGAGGAAGGCATCCGCGAACAGGTTATCGAAACGCTTTCGCCCTCGGTTCTGGCCGATGCGGTGCGCGAACTTGATACCGATGATGTGGTCGACATCCTTGAGGATATGGAGGAGGAGGATCAGGACCGGATCCTCGGGGCGCTGGAGGCCGCAGACCGGGTCGCGGTTGAACGCGCACTGTCATATCCTGATTATTCTGCCGGGCGTTTGATGCAGCGCGAAGTGGTGGCCGCGCCTGAACATTGGGATGTGGGGCAGGCCATTGATTTCATGCGGTCCAACGATTCCCTGCCCGATCAGTTCTACCATATCATTCTGGTGGACCCCCGGATGAAGCCGAGAGGCTATGTGACCCTTGGGCGCATGCTGTCGTCGCGGCGGGATGTGGCGCTGAAGGATATTGCCGAGGAGAGCTTTCGTAGTGTGAAGGCGACGGAGCCGGAGGCCGATGTCGCCTATATCTTCAACCAGTATCACCTGATTTCCTGCCCTGTGGTCGATGAGGATGGCCGGTTGGTCGGTGTCGTCACCATCGATGACGCGATGAACGTCTTGGATGAAGAGCATGAGGAAGACATGCTGCGGATGGCCGGTGTTGGCGATGAAGCCAGCCTGACCGATACCATTTATGAGGCGGCAAAGGGGCGGGCAGTTTGGTTGCTGGTCAACCTGCTGACGGCGATTTTAGCATCTATCGTGATTTCGGAATTCTCCGAATCGATTAACCAAATGGTGGCCTTGGCGGTGTTGATGCCGATTGTCGCCTCGATGGGGGGCAATGCTGGAACGCAGACCATGACGGTGGCGGTGCGTGCCTTGGCAACCCGCGATCTGACGGCCCAAAACGCCTTTCGCGTGATCCGGCGTGAGGCGGCGGTGGGCGCGATCAACGGGGTGATTTTCGGGCTGTTGATGGCGGCAATCTCAGGGTGGTGGTTTGGCCTGCCGATGCTGTCTTTGGTGATCGCGATTGCTATGGTGCTGACGTTGATTTCTGCCGCGGCAGGGGGGATCTTGATCCCGATGACGTTGCAACGCTTTGGTGTCGATCCGGCGTTGGCGTCAGGCCCGTTTGTAACGACGGTGACGGATGTGGTTGGCTTCTTTGCCTTCCTGAAACTCGCCTCTTGGATATTGCTATGA
- a CDS encoding 5-formyltetrahydrofolate cyclo-ligase has product MKSGARNQAFAARKAAFAAGQGQAAEILADFLAPHSGRALAGYMPMRTEIDPLPAMAAHVGTVGVPVIIGEGQPLRFREWSPGCAMVPGAFGALIPPEGAWVTPEVLIVPLVGFDRRGYRLGYGGGFYDRTLEGLRARGPVLAVGFAFSAQEMPEVPIEATDQPLDVIVTERGVITV; this is encoded by the coding sequence ATGAAATCGGGGGCGCGCAATCAGGCCTTTGCCGCCCGCAAAGCGGCCTTTGCTGCCGGTCAGGGGCAGGCGGCCGAGATATTGGCCGATTTTCTTGCCCCCCATTCCGGGCGCGCGTTGGCCGGTTACATGCCGATGCGCACAGAGATCGACCCGCTCCCTGCGATGGCGGCACATGTTGGCACGGTCGGGGTGCCGGTGATCATCGGTGAGGGGCAGCCCCTGCGGTTCCGTGAATGGAGCCCCGGCTGTGCTATGGTGCCCGGCGCCTTCGGGGCGTTGATCCCGCCTGAGGGGGCTTGGGTCACGCCCGAGGTTCTGATCGTGCCATTGGTCGGCTTTGACCGGCGAGGCTACAGGCTCGGCTATGGCGGGGGCTTTTATGACCGCACGCTGGAGGGGCTGCGCGCGCGTGGGCCGGTTCTGGCAGTCGGCTTTGCATTCTCGGCGCAAGAAATGCCCGAGGTGCCGATTGAGGCAACAGATCAGCCTTTGGATGTGATCGTGACCGAGCGCGGCGTTATAACCGTGTGA
- a CDS encoding corrinoid protein — translation MSEDEIILSELSDDELVLQMHDDLYDGLKEEIEEGVNILIARGWAPYDALTKALVAGMTIVGADFRDGILFVPEVLLAANAMKGGMFILKPLLIATGAPRMGKMVIGTVKGDIHDIGKNLVGMMMEGAGFEVRDLGINNSVEAYLEALEAEQPDILGMSALLTTTMPYMKVVIDTLKEKGMRDDYIVLVGGAPLNEEFGRAIGADAYCRDAAVAVETAKALVLRKHNQLGA, via the coding sequence ATGTCTGAAGATGAAATCATCCTTTCCGAACTGTCCGATGATGAGCTGGTCTTGCAAATGCATGACGACCTCTATGATGGCCTGAAAGAGGAAATCGAAGAGGGCGTGAACATCCTTATCGCGCGAGGATGGGCCCCATATGATGCGCTGACCAAGGCGCTTGTCGCCGGCATGACCATCGTTGGCGCCGACTTCCGCGACGGGATTTTGTTTGTGCCAGAGGTGCTTTTGGCCGCCAATGCGATGAAGGGCGGGATGTTTATCCTCAAGCCGCTTTTGATCGCCACGGGCGCGCCGCGCATGGGCAAAATGGTGATTGGTACCGTCAAGGGCGACATCCATGACATCGGCAAAAACCTTGTCGGCATGATGATGGAAGGTGCCGGCTTTGAGGTGCGCGATCTTGGGATCAACAACTCCGTCGAGGCTTATCTGGAGGCGCTGGAAGCCGAGCAGCCCGATATCCTTGGCATGTCCGCCCTGCTGACAACGACGATGCCTTATATGAAAGTCGTGATTGATACGCTTAAGGAAAAGGGTATGCGCGATGATTATATCGTGCTGGTCGGTGGCGCGCCTTTGAATGAGGAATTCGGCCGCGCCATCGGTGCCGATGCCTATTGCCGCGATGCCGCCGTTGCGGTGGAAACCGCCAAAGCGCTGGTCCTGCGCAAGCACAATCAACTGGGGGCCTAG
- a CDS encoding PA0069 family radical SAM protein, whose product MTQNDDEIGTVPRDMRLRGRGVASNAVGRFEGAVRVAVDDGWSAPEDMVLRTEVRLEQARSAISYNASPDLPFDRSVNPYRGCEHGCAYCYARPSHAYLNLSPGLDFETKLIARPGIGAVLAKELRARAYRPAVIAIGTNTDPYQPIEATHRVMREVLEVLRDFQHPVAITTKGTLIERDLDILGPMGAAGLARVGVSMTTLDAGLSRTLEPRAPAPARRLAMIRRLTDAGVPVRVMVAPVIPGLTDPEMEAILEAARDAGAVAASWIMLRLPGEVEGLFRDWLAQHAPGRAEKVLARLADLHNGASYDASFGVRMRGRGIWSDLIAKRFDLALGRLGLSLRQPPMRCDLFAPPAQAGDQLRLF is encoded by the coding sequence ATGACACAGAATGATGATGAAATCGGGACGGTGCCGCGGGATATGCGCTTGCGGGGGCGGGGGGTGGCCTCTAACGCCGTCGGGCGGTTTGAAGGGGCTGTGCGGGTGGCAGTGGATGACGGCTGGTCCGCGCCTGAGGATATGGTTTTGCGCACCGAGGTCCGGCTGGAGCAGGCGCGCTCTGCGATCAGCTATAACGCCTCGCCGGATTTGCCGTTTGACCGTTCGGTGAACCCTTACCGGGGCTGCGAACACGGCTGCGCCTATTGCTATGCGCGGCCCTCGCATGCCTATCTTAACCTGTCGCCGGGCCTGGATTTTGAGACCAAGCTGATCGCGCGCCCCGGCATTGGCGCTGTTTTGGCCAAAGAGCTGCGGGCGCGCGCCTACCGGCCTGCGGTGATCGCGATTGGTACGAATACCGACCCGTATCAGCCGATCGAGGCCACGCACCGCGTGATGCGCGAGGTGTTGGAGGTCTTGCGCGATTTCCAGCATCCGGTGGCGATCACCACCAAAGGCACGCTGATCGAACGTGATCTTGATATTTTGGGACCGATGGGGGCGGCAGGCTTGGCGCGGGTTGGGGTGTCGATGACGACGCTGGATGCCGGGCTTTCGCGTACGTTGGAGCCTCGCGCCCCAGCCCCTGCGCGGCGCTTGGCAATGATCCGGCGGCTGACGGATGCGGGGGTGCCGGTGCGAGTGATGGTCGCCCCCGTGATCCCTGGCCTGACCGACCCCGAGATGGAAGCGATACTGGAGGCCGCGCGCGATGCGGGTGCTGTGGCGGCAAGCTGGATCATGCTGCGCCTGCCGGGTGAGGTAGAGGGGCTGTTTCGTGACTGGCTGGCCCAACATGCGCCGGGGCGCGCCGAAAAGGTGTTGGCGCGTTTGGCCGATCTGCATAATGGCGCATCCTATGATGCCAGCTTCGGCGTGCGGATGCGGGGGCGTGGCATCTGGTCGGATCTGATCGCCAAACGCTTTGATCTGGCGCTTGGGCGCTTGGGGCTGTCCCTGCGCCAGCCGCCGATGCGCTGTGATCTCTTTGCCCCGCCCGCACAGGCGGGGGATCAGCTTCGCCTGTTTTAG
- the bmt gene encoding betaine--homocysteine S-methyltransferase yields MTDALTKLLGSREWLLADGATGTNLFNMGLESGEPPEFWNIDKPDNIRKLYQGAVDAGSDIFLTNTFGGNASRLKLHKAQSRVHELNRIGAEIAREVADASGRDIVVAGSVGPTGEIFEPMGTLTHSAAVEMFHEQAEGLKAGGADVLWMETISAPQEYKAAAEAAKLAGMPWCGTMSFDTAGRTMMGTTSADMVALVEKLDYPPLAFGANCGVGASDLMRTMLGFVAQGTERPLIAKGNAGIPKFHDGHIHYDGTPALMAEYAVLARDAGVRIIGGCCGTMPEHLRAMREALETRPKGPRPTLETISEALGGFSSASDGTGDDSGAPKRERRGRRG; encoded by the coding sequence ATGACAGACGCATTGACCAAGCTTCTTGGCAGCCGCGAGTGGTTGCTGGCAGATGGCGCGACCGGAACCAACCTGTTCAATATGGGGTTGGAATCCGGTGAGCCGCCTGAATTTTGGAATATCGACAAGCCCGATAACATTCGCAAGCTTTATCAGGGCGCGGTTGATGCCGGATCAGATATCTTTCTGACCAATACGTTTGGCGGCAATGCCAGCCGTCTGAAGCTGCACAAGGCACAGTCCCGCGTGCATGAGCTGAACCGCATTGGTGCCGAAATCGCGCGTGAAGTGGCCGATGCCTCTGGCCGCGATATCGTCGTTGCGGGGTCTGTCGGGCCGACCGGCGAGATTTTCGAACCCATGGGCACGCTGACCCATTCTGCGGCGGTGGAGATGTTTCACGAACAGGCCGAGGGGCTGAAAGCCGGCGGTGCCGATGTGCTTTGGATGGAAACCATCTCTGCACCGCAAGAATACAAAGCTGCCGCCGAGGCGGCCAAGCTGGCGGGCATGCCGTGGTGTGGCACCATGAGCTTTGACACCGCCGGTCGCACGATGATGGGCACTACGTCGGCGGATATGGTTGCACTGGTGGAAAAGCTGGACTATCCGCCGCTGGCGTTCGGGGCAAATTGCGGTGTCGGGGCGTCGGACTTGATGCGCACGATGCTGGGGTTTGTCGCCCAAGGCACCGAGCGTCCGCTGATCGCCAAGGGCAACGCGGGCATCCCGAAATTCCATGACGGGCATATCCATTATGATGGCACGCCCGCGCTGATGGCCGAATATGCCGTGCTTGCCCGCGATGCCGGTGTGCGCATCATCGGCGGCTGCTGTGGCACCATGCCAGAACACCTGCGCGCCATGCGAGAGGCGCTTGAAACCCGCCCCAAAGGCCCGCGCCCGACGCTAGAGACGATCTCGGAAGCGCTGGGGGGGTTCTCCTCGGCTTCGGACGGAACCGGCGACGATTCGGGCGCGCCCAAGCGCGAACGGCGCGGGCGGCGCGGCTAA
- a CDS encoding DUF1476 domain-containing protein produces the protein MSTFDERENAFEAKFAHDAEMQFRAEARCNKLVGLWAAELLGKTGQEATDYAMTVVAADFEEAGNEDVVRKLAADLNGKVEADVIRAKLASTLPVAKAQLMQEL, from the coding sequence ATGTCGACATTCGATGAACGCGAAAACGCATTCGAGGCGAAATTTGCCCATGATGCCGAAATGCAATTCCGTGCCGAGGCACGTTGCAACAAGTTGGTGGGCCTATGGGCGGCCGAGCTTTTGGGAAAAACCGGGCAGGAGGCCACCGATTACGCGATGACCGTCGTCGCTGCCGACTTTGAAGAGGCCGGGAATGAGGACGTGGTCCGCAAGCTTGCTGCCGATTTGAACGGCAAGGTCGAGGCCGATGTCATCCGCGCGAAACTGGCCTCCACGCTGCCGGTTGCCAAAGCGCAGTTGATGCAGGAGCTTTAA
- a CDS encoding phosphoribosylaminoimidazolesuccinocarboxamide synthase, with amino-acid sequence MARRKKVYEGKAKILYEGPEPGTLIQYYKDDGQLDAVPPQAAVEGKGVLNNRLSEFFMSGLNGIGVPTHFIKRLNMREQVVRMAEIMPLEIVVRNYAAGAMTERLGLPLGTPLPRPIVEYYFKDEKLGNPMVSEEHIVAFNWGNQQDLDDIIALSLRVNDFLSGVMLGVGVRLADFRLEVGRVWEGDFMRLIVADEISPDSCRLWDIRGLDLSERAAQGHEPIPMANVYTELARRLGVLPTNVTHNTKPTLIN; translated from the coding sequence ATGGCACGCCGCAAGAAAGTATACGAGGGCAAGGCCAAGATCCTGTATGAGGGTCCGGAGCCGGGCACGCTTATCCAATATTACAAGGACGACGGCCAGCTTGACGCGGTTCCGCCGCAGGCCGCAGTTGAAGGCAAGGGCGTGTTGAACAACCGCCTGTCGGAATTCTTTATGTCCGGCCTTAACGGCATTGGGGTGCCGACGCATTTCATCAAACGTCTGAACATGCGAGAGCAGGTCGTGCGTATGGCCGAAATCATGCCGCTGGAAATTGTGGTGCGCAACTATGCTGCGGGTGCCATGACCGAACGTTTGGGCCTGCCACTGGGCACACCCTTGCCGCGCCCGATTGTGGAGTATTACTTCAAGGACGAAAAGCTGGGCAATCCGATGGTATCGGAAGAACACATCGTCGCCTTCAACTGGGGCAACCAGCAAGATCTTGATGATATCATTGCACTTTCATTGCGGGTGAATGATTTCCTGTCCGGCGTCATGCTGGGTGTGGGCGTGCGTCTTGCCGATTTCCGTCTGGAAGTGGGCCGCGTCTGGGAAGGCGATTTCATGCGCCTGATCGTGGCCGATGAGATTAGCCCCGACAGCTGCCGTTTGTGGGATATCCGCGGCCTCGACCTGTCCGAGCGCGCGGCGCAAGGCCATGAGCCGATCCCGATGGCCAATGTCTATACCGAACTGGCGCGGCGTTTGGGGGTTTTGCCCACCAATGTCACGCATAACACCAAGCCGACCCTGATCAACTGA
- the purS gene encoding phosphoribosylformylglycinamidine synthase subunit PurS codes for MKARVHIMLKDGVLDPQGEAVRHALGTLGFEGVTGVRQGKVIELDLAGDDRAAAETQVKAMCEKLLSNTVIEKYTVEFI; via the coding sequence ATGAAAGCTCGTGTTCATATCATGCTCAAAGACGGGGTTCTGGACCCGCAAGGCGAGGCCGTGCGCCACGCTCTCGGAACGCTGGGATTTGAAGGCGTAACCGGCGTGCGTCAAGGCAAGGTGATCGAATTGGATCTTGCAGGCGACGACCGCGCAGCCGCCGAGACGCAGGTCAAGGCGATGTGCGAGAAATTGCTCAGCAACACGGTGATCGAAAAATATACCGTCGAGTTTATCTAG
- a CDS encoding SDR family NAD(P)-dependent oxidoreductase, with protein sequence MSQKIALVTGASRGLGAAMAEELAQKGWHVVAVARTTGGLEEVDDRAKAAGAVDALTLAPMDITNDDAMRHLCRSIFDRWGGIDLWLHTAVHAAPLAPAGHIDTKDWDKSIATNMRATGTLIPMMEPLLRARPDASAMFFEDPRAGEKFFGAYAASKTGQIALARAWAAESTKNGPNIKIVTPAPMPTATRARFFPGEDRSALTAARDEAKRLLADI encoded by the coding sequence ATGAGCCAGAAAATCGCCCTCGTCACCGGTGCCTCGCGTGGGCTTGGCGCGGCAATGGCCGAAGAGCTGGCCCAGAAGGGCTGGCATGTGGTTGCCGTTGCCCGCACCACAGGCGGGCTGGAAGAAGTGGATGATCGCGCCAAAGCCGCCGGAGCGGTGGATGCGCTAACGCTGGCGCCGATGGATATCACCAATGATGATGCGATGCGGCATCTGTGCCGGTCAATCTTTGACCGTTGGGGCGGGATCGATCTTTGGCTGCATACGGCGGTTCATGCCGCCCCCCTGGCACCGGCCGGACATATCGACACCAAGGACTGGGATAAATCCATCGCCACCAATATGCGTGCGACCGGAACCTTGATCCCGATGATGGAACCGCTGCTACGCGCGCGCCCCGATGCATCTGCGATGTTCTTTGAGGATCCCCGCGCCGGCGAGAAGTTTTTCGGCGCTTATGCTGCGTCCAAGACCGGACAGATCGCACTTGCCCGCGCGTGGGCGGCTGAAAGCACCAAGAATGGCCCGAATATCAAAATCGTGACACCTGCGCCAATGCCCACGGCGACCCGCGCACGCTTCTTTCCCGGTGAGGATCGCAGCGCGTTGACTGCTGCACGCGATGAGGCAAAGCGTCTTCTGGCGGATATCTAG
- the purF gene encoding amidophosphoribosyltransferase, translating into MRPFLAHPFDDDKLHEECGVFGVIGMADAANFVALGLHALQHRGQEAGGIVTYDPSVGFCSERRFGYVRDNFTKASVMATLPGTIGIGHVRYSTSGSKGATAMRDVQPFFGEFSMGGSAIAHNGNITNAESLRKELIERGSIFQSSSDSECIIHLMARSMGRTIPDRFEEALRKVEGAFSVVAMTRTKLMGVRDPLGVRPLVLGKLGDGWALSSETCALDIIGAEFIREIEPGEMVVISSEHGVQSHFPFRRMKPRSCIFEHVYFSRPDSILGGRSIYETRRQIGVELAREAPVEADLVCPVPDSGTPAAIGYSQESGIPYAMGIIRNQYMGRTFIEPTEQIRNMGVRLKLNVNRALIKGKRVILVDDSVVRGTTSRKIKDMILDAGAAEVHFRIASPPTAWPCFYGVDTPERSKLLAATMTEEEMCAWIGVDSLKFVSLDGLYRAAGEANGRDNNSPQYCDACFSGEYPIAPSDMIEKGFEMKAAE; encoded by the coding sequence ATGCGTCCTTTCCTCGCCCACCCCTTCGACGACGACAAGTTGCACGAAGAATGCGGAGTTTTCGGTGTCATCGGAATGGCGGACGCAGCCAACTTCGTTGCCCTTGGCCTGCATGCGTTGCAACACCGCGGACAAGAGGCGGGCGGCATCGTTACCTATGACCCTTCTGTCGGCTTTTGTTCCGAACGCCGGTTCGGCTATGTCCGTGACAACTTTACCAAAGCCTCGGTGATGGCCACCTTGCCCGGTACAATCGGTATCGGCCATGTGCGCTATTCGACATCCGGCTCCAAAGGGGCCACCGCGATGCGCGATGTGCAGCCCTTCTTTGGTGAATTTTCGATGGGCGGCTCGGCGATTGCCCATAACGGCAATATCACAAATGCCGAATCCCTGCGCAAAGAGCTGATCGAGCGCGGCTCTATTTTTCAATCCTCTTCGGACAGTGAATGCATCATCCATCTGATGGCGCGGTCCATGGGGCGCACCATCCCCGACCGCTTCGAAGAGGCGCTGCGCAAGGTTGAGGGTGCGTTTTCCGTTGTCGCAATGACCCGTACCAAGCTGATGGGCGTGCGTGACCCGCTGGGCGTGCGACCTTTGGTTCTAGGCAAGCTGGGGGACGGCTGGGCGCTGAGTTCCGAAACCTGCGCGCTTGATATCATCGGCGCCGAGTTTATCCGTGAGATCGAGCCGGGCGAAATGGTCGTCATCTCGTCCGAGCATGGCGTTCAAAGCCACTTCCCCTTCCGCCGTATGAAACCCCGCAGCTGTATCTTTGAACATGTGTATTTCTCGCGTCCTGATTCGATCCTTGGCGGTCGGTCTATCTATGAAACCCGCCGCCAGATCGGGGTAGAGCTTGCGCGCGAAGCACCCGTAGAGGCAGACCTTGTATGCCCGGTTCCCGACAGTGGCACCCCCGCAGCCATCGGTTATAGCCAAGAAAGCGGCATTCCTTACGCGATGGGCATCATCCGCAACCAGTATATGGGCCGGACGTTCATCGAGCCGACCGAGCAGATCCGCAATATGGGTGTGCGCCTGAAGCTGAATGTGAACCGCGCGCTGATCAAGGGAAAACGGGTTATTCTGGTCGATGACAGCGTTGTGCGCGGCACCACTTCGCGCAAGATCAAAGACATGATCCTTGATGCGGGTGCTGCCGAGGTCCATTTCCGCATCGCTTCCCCGCCAACGGCCTGGCCTTGTTTTTACGGGGTGGATACGCCGGAACGTTCCAAACTTCTGGCCGCGACCATGACCGAAGAGGAAATGTGCGCGTGGATCGGTGTCGACAGTTTGAAATTTGTCTCTCTCGACGGGCTTTACCGGGCTGCGGGTGAGGCAAACGGGCGTGACAATAATTCACCGCAATACTGCGATGCCTGTTTCTCGGGGGAATACCCCATTGCCCCCTCCGATATGATCGAAAAGGGCTTTGAGATGAAAGCGGCTGAATAA
- a CDS encoding CvpA family protein: MDGFTLIDGVVALVIVLSAVLAYSRGLVRETLAIAGWVGSAVLAYVFAAAAQPLIQGFAAEIPKIGPSIAESCELSIIVSFSVVFAIGLVVFALFSPLLSSLVQRSVLGGLDQGLGFLFGVARGVLLVAVAFIVYDRAVAANTVEMVDNSRSAKVFASFQGDLDGSIPTDAPGWILARYEALTSGCAEPVETVTPTTPPVEN; encoded by the coding sequence ATGGATGGCTTTACCTTGATCGACGGCGTGGTGGCGCTTGTCATAGTGTTGTCAGCCGTGCTGGCCTATTCTCGCGGGCTGGTGCGCGAAACACTGGCGATTGCAGGCTGGGTCGGCTCGGCCGTTCTGGCTTATGTCTTTGCCGCAGCGGCCCAACCCCTAATTCAGGGCTTTGCCGCAGAAATCCCCAAAATCGGGCCAAGCATCGCTGAAAGCTGCGAGCTTTCGATCATCGTCTCCTTCTCGGTGGTCTTTGCGATCGGCCTTGTGGTTTTCGCGCTGTTTTCCCCCTTGCTGTCGTCGCTGGTGCAGCGCTCGGTTCTGGGCGGGCTGGATCAGGGGCTTGGGTTCTTGTTCGGGGTGGCGCGCGGTGTGCTTTTGGTGGCGGTTGCCTTCATCGTTTACGATCGTGCTGTGGCGGCCAATACCGTAGAAATGGTCGATAATTCGCGCTCTGCGAAAGTCTTTGCCTCCTTCCAGGGCGACCTTGACGGTTCCATCCCGACAGACGCGCCCGGCTGGATTTTGGCGCGCTATGAGGCGCTGACCAGCGGTTGCGCAGAACCGGTCGAGACAGTAACCCCAACCACGCCACCTGTCGAAAATTAA